Proteins from a single region of Malaclemys terrapin pileata isolate rMalTer1 chromosome 25, rMalTer1.hap1, whole genome shotgun sequence:
- the GHDC gene encoding GH3 domain-containing protein, with the protein MLLAGLAMVLALLFWAWRCRPGGAGCWGARRRPWGLVLWHWLALRVLGRAVGWQRRHLEQASKDVRRSQERLLLRLLGGAGAAEPDSAVFRARRPLAERGSNGAETPAHPALPTGAWALLRSSCTADSPLQGPVLYLDVLSRVFPEALSPQGTARFSWARGCSLPAAAWPLPTLYCTPEEAGTVPSRAAALYVQLLFALRERELRALEAGLVSELYDALGVLRASWEGLAQDLALGRLSSRLELPEGTRRRLEQLLAPDAARAAELRAECARGWDGVARRLWPRLQVVVAAEPGGEQLYGEALRESECQGLPLYCPFYGAAGALLGVNLWPEQPDSRYLLCPDWAFCEFLPAGPGAEGPPGTVLLADVQAGPEYELVLTAQAGLSRCRVGEVLKVAEFHNQCPVVELVRRLSQTLSVRGEGVPEERFYQSLRRAVAMWPGARLVDYVCAESSLLGASSGVCAPHYQVFVELRGVRDLSEVQRYKLDQCLQEDFPVYKTFRLKGSIGPVRLHLVAAGAFRELRDAAGSPGPMARVLREKRLLHFIQRRVIS; encoded by the exons ATGCTGCTCGCCGGGTTGGCCATGGTGCTGGCGCTGCTGTTCTGGGCCTGGCGCTGCCGCCCGGGGGGCGCGGGATGCTGGGGGGCCCGGCGGCGGCCCTGGGGGCTCGTTCTCTGGCACTGGCTGGCGCtgcgggtgctgggccgggccgtgGGCTGGCAGCGCCGGCACCTGGAGCAGGCGTCCAAGGACGTGCGGCGGAGCCAGGAGCGCCTCCTGCTGCGGCTGCTGGGGGGAGCCGGGGCCGCGGAGCCAG ACTCGGCCGTGTTCCGGGCGCGTCGCCCCCTGGCAGAGCGCGGCTCCAACGGGGCCGAGACCCCTGCCCACCCGGCACTGCCGACGGGGGCCTGGGCTCTGCTTCGGAGCAGCTGCACCGCGGACTCCCCCCTGCAG GGGCCCGTGTTGTACCTGGACGTCCTGAGCAGAGTCTTCCCGGAGGCCCTGAGCCCGCAGGGCACTGCCCGCTTCTCCTGGGCCCGGGGATGCTCCCTGCCGGCCGCAGCCTGGCCGCTGCCCACCCTGTACTGCACTCCGGAGGAGGCGGGCACGGTGCCCTCGCGCGCCGCGGCCCTGTATGTGCAGCTGTTGTTTGCCCTGCGGGAGCGGGAGCTGCGGGCGCTGGAGGCCGGGCTGGTCTCGGAGCTGTACGATGCCCTGGGCGTGCTGCGCGCCAGCTGGGAGGGCCTGGCTCAGGACCTGGCCTTGGGGAGGCTGAGTTCCCGTCTGGAGCTGCCTGAGGGGACCCGGCGccggctggagcagctgctggcgCCCGACGCGGCGCGGGCGGCGGAGCTGAGGGCAGAGTGCGCCAGGGGCTGGGACGGCGTCGCCCGGCGCCTGTGGCCGCGGCTCCAGGTGGTGGTGGCGGCAGAGCCCGGTGGCGAGCAGCTCTACGGGGAGGCCCTGCGGGAGTCGGAGTGCCAGGGCCTCCCCCTCTACTGCCCCTTCTACGGCGCCGCAGGAG ctctgctcgGGGTGAACCTGTGGCCGGAGCAGCCCGACTCCCGCTACCTGCTGTGCCCAGACTGGGCTTTCTGCGAGTTCCtgccggcggggccgggcgctGAGGGGCCCCCGGGGACCGTGCTGCTGGCGGACGTGCAGGCGGGCCCGGAGTATGAGCTGGTGCTGACGGCCCAGGCTGGATTGTCCAG GTGCCGCGTCGGGGAGGTGCTGAAGGTGGCTGAATTCCACAACCAGTGCCCCGTGGTGGAGCTCGTGCGCAG GCTGAGCCAGACCCTGAGCGTGCGTGGGGAAGGCGTCCCCGAGGAGCGCTTCTACCAGAGCCTGCGTCGCGCCGTGGCCATGTGGCCGGGAGCCCGGCTGGTCGATTACGTCTGCGCAGAGAGCAGCCTTCTGG GTGCCTCCTCCGGGGTCTGCGCCCCCCATTACCAGGTGTTCGTGGAGCTGCGGGGCGTGCGTGATCTGTCGGAGGTGCAGCGCTATAAG ctggATCAGTGTCTCCAGGAGGATTTTCCGGTCTACAAAACCTTCCGCTTAAAGGGCAGCATTGGGCCGGTGCGGCTGCACCTGGTGGCGGCCGGGGCCTTCAGGGAGCTGCGGGATGCTGCGGGCTCCCCGGGCCCCATGGCCAGAGTCCTGAGGGAGAAGCGCCTGCTGCACTTCATCCAGAGAAGAGTCATCTCGTGA
- the LOC128829060 gene encoding signal transducer and activator of transcription 5B, which produces MAVWIQAQQLQGEALRQMQALYGQHFPIEVRHYLSQWIESQAWDSIDLDNPQENLKATQLLEGLIQELQKKADHQVGEDGFLLKIKLGHYATQLQNTYDRCPMELVRCIRHILYHEQRLVREATNSPSPASSLADAMSQKHLQINQTFEELRLVTQDTENELKKLQQTQEYFIIQYQENMRLQAQFSQLSQLGPQERMSRETTLQQKKASLEAWLHREAQTLQQYRVELAEKHQKTLQLLRKQQTTILDDELIQWKRRQQLAGNGGPPEGTLDVLQSWCEKLAEIIWQNRQQIRRAEHLCQQLPIPGPVEEMLSELNGTITDIISALVTSTFIIEKQPPQVLKTQTKFAATVRLLVGGKLNVHMNPPQVKATIISEQQAKALLKNESTRNESSGEILNNCCVMEYHQATGTLSAHFRNMSLKRIKRSDRRGAESVTEEKFTILFESQFSVGGNELVFQVKTLSLPVVVIVHGSQDNNATATVLWDNAFAEPGRVPFAVPEKVLWPQLCEALNMKFKAEVQSSRGLTKENLLFLAQKLFNSSGAQLEEYSAMPVSWSQFNRENLPGRNYTFWQWFDGVMEVLKKHLKPHWNDGAILGFVNKQQAHDLLINKPDGTFLLRFSDSEIGGITIAWKFDSPERMFWNLMPFTTRDFSIRSLADRLGDLNYLIYVFPDRPKDEVFSKYYTPVLSKAVDGYVKPQIKQVVPEFASASGDPAAGTVTYMDQAPSPAVCSQPHYNVYPQNPDSVLDPEGEFDLDDTMDVARHVEELLRRPMDTQWIPHSQS; this is translated from the exons ATGGCCGTGTGGATCCAggcccagcagctgcagggagaggcccTGCGCCAGATGCAGGCACTGTATGGCCAGCACTTCCCCATCGAGGTGCGGCATTACCTGTCGCAGTGGATCGAGAGCCAGGCATG GGACTCCATCGACCTCGATAACCCCCAGGAGAACCTCAAAGCcacccagctgctggaggggctgATCCAGGAGCTGCAGAAGAAGGCGGATCACCAAGTGGGCGAGGACGGGTTCCTGCTGAAGATCAAGCTGGGGCACTATGCCACGCAGCTGCAG AACACGTACGACCGGTGCCCCATGGAGCTGGTGCGCTGCATCCGTCACATCCTGTACCACGAGCAGCGGCTGGTTCGGGAGGCCACTAAC agcccctccccagccagcagcctggcGGACGCCATGTCCCAGAAGCACCTGCAGATCAACCAGACCTTCGAGGAGCTGCGTCTCGTCACCCAGGACACGGAGAACGAGCTGAAGAAGCTGCAGCAGACGCAGGAGTATTTCATCATCCAGTACCAGGAGAACATGCGCCtgcaag cccagttcTCCCAGCTCTCCCAACTGGGCCCCCAGGAGCGCATGTCCCGCGAGACGACGCTTCAGCAGAAGAAGGCGTCGCTGGAGGCCTGGCTGCACCGGGAGGCCCAGACACTACAGCAGTACCGAGTG GAGCTGGCGGAGAAGCACCAGAAAACCCTGCAGCTGCTGCGCAAGCAACAGACGACCATCCTGGACGACGAGCTGATCCAGTGGAAGCGGCGGCAGCAGCTGGCGGGGAACGGCGGGCCCCCCGAGGGCACCCTGGACGTGCTGCAGTCCTG GTGTGAGAAGCTGGCCGAGATCATCTGGCAGAACCGGCAGCAGATCCGTCGGGCCGAGCATCTGTGCCAGCAGCTGCCCATCCCGGGGCCCGTGGAGGAGATGCTGTCCGAGCTCAACGGCACCATCACAGACATCATCTCCGCCCTGGTGACCAG caccttcatCATCGAGAAGCAGCCCCCCCAGGTGCTGAAGACGCAGACCAAGTTCGCGGCCACGGTGCGGCTGCTGGTGGGGGGGAAGCTGAACGTGCACATGAACCCGCCCCAGGTGAAGGCCACCATCATCAGCGAGCAGCAAGCCAAGGCCCTGCTGAAGAACGAAAGCACCCGCAA CGAGAGCAGCGGGGAGATCCTGAACAACTGCTGCGTGATGGAGTACCACCAGGCCACAGGCACCCTGAGCGCCCACTTCAGGAACATG TCCCTGAAGCGCATCAAGCGCTCGGATCGGCGCGGCGCCGAGTCGGTGACCGAGGAGAAATTCACCATCCTCTTCGAGTCGCAGTTCAGCGTCGGTGGCAATGAGCTGGTCTTCCAGGTCAAG ACGCTGTCTCTGCCCGTGGTGGTGATCGTGCACGGGAGCCAGGACAACAACGCCACGGCCACCGTGCTCTGGGATAACGCCTTCGCCGAGCCG GGCCGGGTCCCGTTCGCCGTGCCCGAGAAGGTgctgtggccccagctgtgcGAGGCGCTCAACATGAAGTTCAAGGCCGAGGTGCAGAGCAGTCGGGGGCTGACGAAGGAGAATTTGCTCTTCCTGGCGCAGAAGCTCTTCAACAGCAGcggtgcccagctggaggagtaCAGCGCCATGCCCGTCTCCTGGTCCCAGTTCAACCGG GAAAACTTGCCAGGGCGGAATTACACCTTCTGGCAGTGGTTCGACGGGGTCATGGAAGTGCTGAAGAAGCATCTTAAGCCTCACTGGAACGACGG GGCCATCCTGGGCTTCGTCAACAAGCAGCAAGCGCACGACCTGCTGATCAACAAGCCGGACGGGACCTTTCTGCTGCGGTTCAGTGACTCCGAGATCGGGGGCATCACCATCGCCTGGAAGTTCGACTCGC CTGAGAGGATGTTTTGGAACCTCATGCCCTTCACGACCAGAGACTTCTCCATCCGCTCGCTGGCCGATCGCCTGGGTGACCTCAATTACCTCATCTACGTGTTCCCCGACCGGCCTAAGGACGAGGTCTTCTCCAAGTACTACACGCCGGTTCTCT CTAAAGCCGTGGATGGATACGTGAAGCCACAGATCAAGCAAGTGGTGCCAGA GTTTGCCAGCGCCTCTGGGGATCCCGCCGCCGGAACGGTCACCTACATGGATCAGGCGCCGTCGCCGGCCGTGTGCTCCCAGCCACATTACAACGTCTACCCACAGAA ccccgACTCTGTGCTGGATCCCGAGGGCGAGTTCGACCTGGACGACACGATGGACGTCGCGCGACACGTGGAGGAGCTTCTGCGGCGGCCCATGGACACTCAGTGGATCCCCCACAGCCAGTCGTGA